AAGATATGGGGGTAAAAGTACTATGGTTTATGCCAATATATCCTATTTCTGAGATAAATCGAGCAGGATCCTTGGGTTCATATTATTCAATTAAAAATTATACTGAAGTAAATCCTGAATTAGGAACAATGAACGATTTTAAGGTATTTGTGAAAAAGGCACACTCGATAGGATTTAAAGTCATTTTAGATTGGGTGGCAAACCATACTGGATGGGATAATATTTGGATAAAGCATAAAAACTGGTATGCTCAAGATGAGAATGGCAACATTATTTCACCCCCAGGGACAAATTGGACAGATGTTGCTGAACTAAATTATGATAATCCAGAACTTAGAAAAGCTATGATAGATGCAATGATTTTTTGGATAAAAAACACGGATATAGATGGATTTAGATGTGATTTTGCTGGAGGGGTTCCATTAGATTTTTGGGAAGAAGCTCGAGAGAAATTGCAAAAAATTAAACCAATTTTTATGCTTGCTGAAGATGACCAAAATATTAAATTGCTTGATAAAGCATTTGATGCAAATTATGGATGGAAATTATATAATCTTTTTAATAATATTGCTCAAGGCAATGACACCGCTGAAAATATAATAGATTGCTACAAAAGAACATTTTCATCATATCCTAAAGGAACGTTTCCGCTCCTTTTTATAACGAACCATGACGAAAATTCTTGGAATGGAACTGAAATTGAACGGTTAGGAGATGCATATAAAACTTTTGCGGTGTTGACATTCACATTACCTGGTATACCATTAATTTATAGTGGGCAAGAAATCCCCTTAGAAAAAAGGTTAAAGTTTTTTGACAAAGATGAGATAGATTGGACTAATCTAAAGCTTCATACTTTCTATAAAGAGTTGATTAACCTAAAGAAAGATAACTCAGCTCTTTGGAATGAGAGCAATTGCGGACAAGTAAAGTTTATAACTACTAATGATAGCAATGTTTTAGCCTTTATAAGGGAGAAAGGTAACAATATAGTAGTAGGTATATTTAATTTGCAAAATAAGATGACCAAAGTTGAGATAAATTCTAAGTTATATAGAGGGAAATTTAGAACTTTCAGCAGAAATGAAACAATAAATATTAATGGAAAGAAAGTATTTGAATTAAAGCCATGGGAATATATTATTCTAATTAAAACATAATGGGAACAATATAAGATTTCAATTTAGAAAATCTGTTCATATAATAGCATTAATTTTTATAATTGCAAACGTTTAAGCAGAAAATAAAACAAGAAAAGAGGAATCGTATTTCGAAAGCCACATGTGATAGAAGCTGTAATCGGAAATACAAAGGTTTTAGGGCAGATTGATTCAAATGGTATATTGCAAAGATTTTATTGACCTGCAGTAGATTATTATCAGAAAATAAAATTATTTTTAGCAGCTATTTTTATAGATGTAAATGTCAATATAAAAATGGTTCGTCCGAATTATCAGTGAAATGATTCTATATAAAAAACTCTATTAATTTAATATAATAAGAGACTGTAAATAATTTTGTGGTGCGGCCGGGAAAAGGCGTGCAGTTTAACGGGTGGGAATCCCGTCTAGAAAACCCACAGTCAGGGTACTAGTAGCGAGTCTTGGAGCATTACAAGTAATTGTAATGTTTAAGCGTAGACAGTTAGGTAATAGGCCTGAAGCCTGCGAGGGCGAGTGATTTAGCTTCAAAAATTTTACAAAGTTGGGAAGACCGACTGGCTCACAAACTAGGAAGGCAATACTGCGTCTTGCGTTATCGACGAGCAAGGCGTAGCTTCCCCGGGGTCAAAGAACCGGGCATGTTATACAATGACTGTACGGAAACCCGGGAGACCCTGATAGTTCTTGCTATAACAAGTATAATGTACAACCGATAAGAAGGAAGGAAGTCAAATGACTATCAGGGAGTCGGATAGCCTTATATTGTACTAATGATGCCGGGTAACTCTGGAGGAGGGAAGGAGGCTACACATAATCGACCTTGTTATGGAAACATTAACTACACACAGGGGTAGAAACTGATGGAAACAAAAATTACAAGGATAGCTGAAATTGCTAAAGAAAAGGGTGTGTAAATATTTTTGTGTATTTAATTAAATTATACCTTCTTCTTGGTAAGAAGATTAACCTGAAATACATCTTTCTGTAATATATTATTACCAAAAAATTATTGCCTTATGCATAAAATGTTTATTATATTGGAATAATATTTAATATGGAGTAGTATGGTGTTATTACTGCTCCTTTTGTTTTTCTATTGCTCCATGGAGCAATAGAAAAATTCGCAAAAATTCTTTTGTTATTATTTTATATACTTGCCTAATTGTTCAGGATATAATATCATTAG
This window of the Caldicellulosiruptoraceae bacterium PP1 genome carries:
- a CDS encoding alpha-amylase family glycosyl hydrolase, with amino-acid sequence MKRTIIVLCVLIFVISTGCISYFIYGEKTKAVYLTSNEKRLEKIDWIKDATIYEVNWRQYTNEGTIKAFEKHLPRLKDMGVKVLWFMPIYPISEINRAGSLGSYYSIKNYTEVNPELGTMNDFKVFVKKAHSIGFKVILDWVANHTGWDNIWIKHKNWYAQDENGNIISPPGTNWTDVAELNYDNPELRKAMIDAMIFWIKNTDIDGFRCDFAGGVPLDFWEEAREKLQKIKPIFMLAEDDQNIKLLDKAFDANYGWKLYNLFNNIAQGNDTAENIIDCYKRTFSSYPKGTFPLLFITNHDENSWNGTEIERLGDAYKTFAVLTFTLPGIPLIYSGQEIPLEKRLKFFDKDEIDWTNLKLHTFYKELINLKKDNSALWNESNCGQVKFITTNDSNVLAFIREKGNNIVVGIFNLQNKMTKVEINSKLYRGKFRTFSRNETININGKKVFELKPWEYIILIKT